From Pangasianodon hypophthalmus isolate fPanHyp1 chromosome 30, fPanHyp1.pri, whole genome shotgun sequence, a single genomic window includes:
- the LOC113533612 gene encoding trace amine-associated receptor 13c-like, translated as MNLTDFNQSDRCVHFSCPETSVSPAVYILLYVCSAAVVLLTVCGNLLVIISVCHFKQLHTPTNTLVLSLAVSDFLFGTLVMPSILIWTIESCWIFGRDFCISFLLIGGFLIIISIYNIALISVDRYLALSIPFLYTNTISRRTMCIVVYCNWCVCLAYNVTFCYFNGSFKSSLMCPGECFFMLNEVWSVIDLVVTFMFPCSVIIILYTRVFVIAKKHAIAIRELNNYTRPKTQKITSHSMKSERKAAKVLGILVSVFMVCLLPYFIYSLLGDVIELQTETIPKLMVVACLNSTINPFIYALFYPWFRRCIKLIITLQIFQTDSALINVLS; from the coding sequence ATGAACCTGACGGACTTTAACCAATCTGATCGCTGTGTGCATTTCTCCTGTCCAGAGACATCTGTATCTCCTGCAGTTTATATCTTACTGTacgtgtgttcagctgctgtggttctgctaacagtgtgtggaaatctgcttgtcatcatctctgtttgtcacttcaagcagcttcacacaccGACCAACACACTTGTGCTTTCTCTGGCTGTGTCAGACTTTCTCTTTGGCACTTTAGTGATGCCGTCAATATTAATCTGGACAATTGAGTCCTGCTGGATTTTTGGGAGAGATTTCTGCATCAGTTTTTTGCTAATTGGTGGCTTTCTCATAATCATATCCATCTATAATATTGCTTTGATCTCTGTGGATCGGTATTTGGCTCTCTCAATCCCATTTctctacacaaacacaatctcGAGGAGGACTATGTGCATTGTGGTTTATTGcaactggtgtgtgtgtctggcttaTAATGTAACATTCTGTTATTTTAATGGAAGCTTCAAGAGTTCTCTAATGTGTCCTGGAGAGTGTTTTTTCATGCTGAATGAGGTTTGGTCTGTTATTGACCTTGTAGTAACGTTTATGTTTCCATGTTCTGTCATAATCATATTGTATACTCGGGTCTTTGTGATTGCTAAGAAACATGCCATTGCTATCAGAGAGCTAAATAATTACACACggcctaaaacacagaaaatcacctcacactcaatgaaatctgagagaaaagcagctaaagtcCTTGGCATTTTAGTGTCTGTTTTTATGGTGTGTTTacttccatattttatttacagtttattaggCGATGTTATTGAACTGCAGACAGAAACTATTCCTAAACTCATGGTTGTGGCTTGTCTTAATTCGACCATTAATCCCTTTATTTATGCATTGTTTTACCCGTGGTTTAGGAGGTGTATCAAATTAATTATAACTCTGCAAATATTCCAA